The following is a genomic window from Kogia breviceps isolate mKogBre1 chromosome 4, mKogBre1 haplotype 1, whole genome shotgun sequence.
GTAGCACTTGTGACGTAGTGGTTGTtactaacaataataaaaattttcactTGGAAAAATTTTCCCATCCCATGATCTCATCTGATGGCCCAGTCCTTTCTGCCCCTTTTGTGGAGAGGGCCAGGAGGCCTGGAGACCCTACCATGGGCCCCAAACAGACCCCTGCCCGCAACAGTTGTGGGCTGGATTCTTTGTAACATGCAAAGGTTGTCAGATAATAGAGTTATGAAGCCAAACACATTAATTATACTTAAAGACTCTGGGTAAAGAACTCAGACAGGTGTCAGGCTGCaccctgtgtgaccctgagcaaacaTCTTTGCTGTGATGAGCCAGTTGCCACGTCTGTAAAGTGGATTTTTCACAAGCCCTGCCTCATGGGGCTGAGGTGAGAACCCAGAGAATGCCTGTAAAGCCTAGAGTTAACTGCTagtcacttaacaaatatttaagcacctactgtgtgcccaggAGCTGTTCTGTGAATGGGGAGATGGCAGAAGAAGCAAATATTCCTGTCCTCCTGGAGCAGTTAGCTGGCTGTGGGGCAGCCCCATTCACTACCTGTCTCCCTCCTCAAACAATTCTGTCCTAACCCGACTCCCAGGAGGCTGGAGTGGATCTTCACCTCCCCGACTACATTCATAAAATGGATGCTGTggcatgtttttcttctctcttttttttaaaattttatttaaaaaaccttCGGTGCAATATTAAAAAGCAATACAGCCAGCTGGAGCGACAATGAACAGAAAGAAATGGGAGGGGTAAGGAGGATCCAGGGACCCCCTCCCAGCTGCTCCCAGGGGCTGGAGGCCAGGGACTGGGAAGGGGcctgggtggtgggggagggaggaatggccACCCACCAAAATGAACagacagaataaaatatttatataggaAACATCTGGCTGAACTGAAGAGGATCTAGGGAAGatgggaagcccccattttattttttcaaaaatgtccCCGACTGGGTGAGGGGGAGGGTTGGCCTCCTGGGGTGAAATGAGTAGGCCCTGTCCCACCCGACACTCCTCTATCATGGAGTACAGGATGTGCTGGGGGCCAgaggtgtgtgtgttggggagacaCAGGGAAAAGATGAGTAGGAATGCCCCCTCACTGGAATCTGTTATGAGGGCTGAGGGTGTCCCCGACCAGCTCCCGGACTCTGGGGGTCTTGGGTAAGATGGGGACTGGAATGGGTTGGGGCAGGGGTGAGGCTTGGCGCTCAGCCTAGAAAGCCATCGGGGTCGTCATCCTCAAAGTGGCCTTGCTGCAGCACCTTGATGTGGTGCTCGTAGATTTTCAGGGCTGGGCCGAGGCGGATGGACAGGCCGGTCAGCACATCTGTGCGCTGCATGAGCAGCAAAGACTTGCCATCGATTTCCTGGgtgggacacagagagagagaaaaagagagagagagagagagagagaaatacaggGAGGGAGCAAGCAGGGTCAGAGCACACCCCCCCACTAAGGCCCTGGAACGCTGGGGCTAAATTGAGGGTCAGGAACTCACCTGCTCTTGGAAAGCTGTTGCCTGCTCGGGGAAGCCGGCCTCGGTGAAGTACTCTACCACATCTGTCACTGTCCACTCCACAGGATCAGCCGGCTTCTCCTTGCGCCCAGAACTGTGTTGGGACAAAGGGAACCAGTGAGCAGCGATGCTCCTCTGGTTCTGTTATACACACCTGGGCAGCACCCCTGTGTCTCAAACACCCCAACTTACGGACAGCCAAAGGGGGTCCCATCAGCCCCAGGTAGGGCTGGTTTTCCTGGGGGCAAAGGCACGGGGGATGGGGAGTCTGGCCcagtggcagcagaggctgggaaataaaaagcatatgccTGTGGTTTTGTCTTGGGGCTCGGTTCCTTCCCACCAggcaccctcccccacccagagGGGTCCTTACCCGATCCCCCTTCCTTATTCATGGCGGCCATGGAGAACACCTGTCGGGTGCCACTGCCTGGTGCTGGCCCCCGCCCTTCATCCTGGCCCTGGTGGGGTCCACAGGGTGTCCACTCCTTGATCCTCTCCTTGGCACTCTGAGGACCCCGCTCGCCATTAAGCTGCTGGTGCTGGGCACCTGCAGGACGGCCACCCTCGGGGACCTCGGAGCCCTCGGACACTTCGTCttcatcatcttcatcttcatcatcttcatcctcctcttccttctcaagCACTCGCTCTTCGCCACCTCTCTGGTGCAAGAGAGAGAGGCACGCAAGGTTAGTAGCTGTTCTGGCCCTGGGCCCAATCCCTGGGATGCAGGAGCAAGTGGTGTGCCTCACTACCACCTTTAGTATCAACACGGACTAACTTTTACACATTCACTCCATGCCAGGCTCTGCGTTAATAAAGCCCTCAGTAGCCAAACCTCACTAAACTCGCTCAACAACCCCAAGGAGTCGCTACTGTTATTAAGTCGCGTtttacagcagaggaaactgaggctggggaagATCAAGTCACTTGCCAAGGTCACCACCCGACGAGCCCTCCGGGAAGAAGCGCAAAGCCCCGGCCGCCTGCGGCCCGGTTCCGCCCGGGATTCGCGCCCCGCTACCAACTTCGCCCGCACCTGCCCACCGCGCGGCGCCCCCCTCCGCGGCGCGCTCACCTTGCTCCGCGACGCGCGGGCGCTGGCAGCCGATGGTGCCCGCCCGGGCCTGTCCCCGCGGGGCAGCGCAAGCGCTCCGAGGCGGGTGCGCTCCAGGCGGCCccgcgccgccgcctcctcctctaGCAGCCCTTGCACGCGGCCGCGGGTTAGGCGGCCACCGGCGCCACCGCTGCCCCCGAGGTAGCGCACGACTTCCCGGAGGCTCACGGGCcgcgccgggccgccgggccgcgCCGCGCCCCCCTCCGGCGGCTGCTgtggctgcggcggcggcggcgactgcTGCTGCTGTGGCGGCGCCGGCGGCtgtggcggcggcggcagcggcggctccCGGGCGGCGACGGCGGGcgggggggcgcggcgcgggcCGGCCGGGGGCGCCACTGCCGGAGGAGCAGCGGGCGCGGACGGCGGCGCGGCCAGGGGCGCGGCCCGCTGCGCGCGGGGGCCCGGCTGCGCGGGGCCGGGCGAGGGGGGCGCtgtggcggcggcagcggcggccgcGCGGGGCGCCCGggccggggcggcggcggcgacgggcGCGGGCGGTGGCGGCGGGGCGGGCGTGGGCggcggcgcggcggcggcggcggcggggcccccgcgGGGGGCGCGCGGCGGGGCCGGCGGGGTGGCTCCGCGCCGGGGCGGCTGGACGCGC
Proteins encoded in this region:
- the SAMD1 gene encoding sterile alpha motif domain-containing protein 1, with the protein product MAGPPALPPPETAAAATTAAAASSSAASPHYQEWILDTIDSLRSRKARPDLERICRMVRRRHGPEPERTRAELEKLIQQRAVLRVSYKGSISYRNAARVQPPRRGATPPAPPRAPRGGPAAAAAAPPPTPAPPPPPAPVAAAAPARAPRAAAAAAATAPPSPGPAQPGPRAQRAAPLAAPPSAPAAPPAVAPPAGPRRAPPPAVAAREPPLPPPPQPPAPPQQQQSPPPPQPQQPPEGGAARPGGPARPVSLREVVRYLGGSGGAGGRLTRGRVQGLLEEEAAARGRLERTRLGALALPRGDRPGRAPSAASARASRSKRGGEERVLEKEEEDEDDEDEDDEDEVSEGSEVPEGGRPAGAQHQQLNGERGPQSAKERIKEWTPCGPHQGQDEGRGPAPGSGTRQVFSMAAMNKEGGSASAATGPDSPSPVPLPPGKPALPGADGTPFGCPSGRKEKPADPVEWTVTDVVEYFTEAGFPEQATAFQEQEIDGKSLLLMQRTDVLTGLSIRLGPALKIYEHHIKVLQQGHFEDDDPDGFLG